One stretch of Pseudomonas sp. NC02 DNA includes these proteins:
- a CDS encoding OmpP1/FadL family transporter — translation MKKVMLKTTLSLAVAMASSHVFASGFALNEQDVAGMGTGFAGRSSSADNASTVYGNPAGMARLEGQQITGGVAAIDASTDIKDAGGRSRGTNKGDMVPFTGVPFGFYTNKLNDQWAVGFGVYAPFGLVTDYERGFQGSGFGSYSKVSVITLQPTVSYAFNDRVSIGFGPTINRISGKLESELTLNPAVPSTNVTIKGDDTAIGFNVGVLVQATDTTRVGLTYHSKVSYKLDGHTEVTAPAPTAGAIGSGRYDASLSIDTPESYDLSVTQDLTDAWKLYGGATWTRWSRLKDITVKNQGVTGANGFLAPSVIGTITEPQNWHDTWAYALGTSYQVTKQVVLRTGLTFDQSPTNNTDRSPRIPTGDRTIFSVGLGYAVMDNMTVDLAYSYLKEEPVKVNKSNALGSYSAKYENSANGFGLGVTYKF, via the coding sequence ATGAAAAAAGTAATGCTCAAGACGACACTTAGCCTCGCCGTTGCAATGGCATCCTCCCACGTGTTCGCGAGCGGCTTCGCCCTCAACGAACAAGACGTTGCCGGGATGGGTACCGGTTTTGCGGGACGTTCTTCATCTGCCGATAACGCAAGCACTGTTTATGGCAACCCTGCCGGTATGGCTCGCCTTGAAGGCCAGCAAATCACGGGTGGTGTTGCAGCCATCGATGCCTCGACCGACATCAAAGATGCCGGCGGCCGTTCCAGGGGCACCAACAAAGGCGACATGGTGCCCTTCACCGGCGTACCGTTCGGCTTCTACACCAACAAACTCAACGATCAGTGGGCTGTCGGCTTTGGTGTTTACGCACCGTTCGGCCTGGTGACTGATTACGAACGCGGCTTCCAGGGCAGCGGGTTCGGCAGCTACAGCAAAGTATCTGTAATCACTCTGCAGCCAACGGTCAGCTACGCATTCAACGACCGGGTTTCCATCGGTTTCGGTCCTACCATCAACCGGATCTCCGGCAAGCTGGAGTCCGAACTGACCCTGAACCCTGCCGTGCCTTCGACCAACGTCACGATCAAGGGCGACGATACCGCCATTGGTTTCAACGTCGGCGTACTGGTACAGGCCACCGATACCACGCGCGTCGGCCTGACCTACCACTCCAAGGTCAGCTACAAGCTTGACGGCCACACCGAGGTGACAGCGCCTGCCCCGACTGCCGGTGCCATTGGCAGTGGCCGCTACGACGCCTCGCTGAGCATCGACACGCCAGAGTCTTACGACCTGTCGGTAACCCAGGACCTGACTGACGCCTGGAAACTCTATGGCGGTGCTACCTGGACCCGCTGGAGCCGCCTGAAAGACATCACTGTCAAGAACCAGGGTGTAACGGGCGCCAACGGCTTCCTCGCACCGTCGGTCATCGGCACTATCACTGAACCTCAGAACTGGCACGACACCTGGGCCTACGCCCTTGGTACTTCGTACCAGGTCACCAAGCAAGTGGTACTGCGTACCGGCCTGACTTTCGACCAGTCGCCAACCAACAACACTGACCGTTCCCCACGTATTCCTACTGGCGACCGGACCATCTTCAGTGTGGGCCTGGGTTATGCCGTGATGGATAACATGACTGTTGACCTGGCTTATTCCTACCTGAAGGAAGAGCCGGTAAAAGTTAACAAGTCCAACGCACTGGGTTCCTACAGCGCCAAGTACGAAAACAGCGCCAACGGTTTCGGCCTGGGCGTGACGTACAAGTTCTGA
- a CDS encoding adenosylcobinamide-GDP ribazoletransferase has translation MLPFWIALQFLSSLPIRLPGMPQPQELGRSLLFYPVVGLLFGLLLWGLNAVLMGAPLLLHAALLLTAWVLLSGGLHLDGLADSADAWLGGFGDRERTLTIMKDPRSGPIAVVTLGLVLLLKFTALVALIEQHNGAALILAPLIGRASMLALFLTTRYVRAGGLGQALADHLPRIVGQQVLILSGLACILIGGFSGGIAVLVAALCFIGLRQLMVNRLGGTTGDTAGALLELLEVAVLISLVL, from the coding sequence ATGTTGCCGTTCTGGATCGCCTTGCAGTTTCTCAGCAGCCTGCCGATTCGCTTGCCGGGCATGCCGCAGCCCCAGGAACTGGGGCGTTCGTTGCTGTTTTATCCGGTGGTGGGGCTGCTGTTCGGGCTACTGCTGTGGGGCTTGAACGCCGTGTTGATGGGCGCGCCATTGCTGCTGCACGCCGCGCTGCTGTTGACCGCATGGGTGCTGCTCAGTGGCGGCCTGCACCTGGACGGCCTGGCCGACAGCGCCGACGCCTGGCTCGGTGGCTTCGGTGACCGCGAGCGCACCCTGACCATCATGAAAGACCCGCGCAGCGGCCCGATCGCGGTGGTCACCCTGGGCCTGGTGTTGCTGCTCAAATTCACCGCGCTGGTGGCATTGATCGAGCAGCACAACGGCGCCGCGCTGATCCTCGCACCGTTGATTGGCCGCGCTTCGATGCTGGCGCTGTTTCTCACCACGCGCTATGTGCGCGCCGGTGGCCTGGGGCAGGCCCTGGCGGATCATTTGCCACGGATCGTCGGCCAACAGGTGCTGATCCTCAGCGGCCTGGCGTGTATCTTGATCGGCGGTTTCAGTGGCGGGATTGCCGTGCTGGTGGCTGCCCTTTGTTTTATCGGCTTGCGCCAATTGATGGTCAATCGCCTCGGCGGCACCACCGGCGACACCGCCGGCGCGCTGTTGGAGCTGCTGGAAGTGGCGGTGTTGATCAGTCTGGTGCTGTAA
- a CDS encoding MFS transporter, whose product MWRTSGWILVGSALILALSLGVRHGFGLFLAPMSAEFGWGRETFAFAIALQNLIWGLAQPFTGALADRFGAAKVVMIGGVLYALGLVFMGLSDSAWSLSLSAGLLIGIGLSGTSFSVILGVVGRAVAPEKRSMAMGIASAAGSFGQFAMLPGTLGLIGWLGWSAALLVLGLMVALIVPLVTMLKDRPLPAVAGQQTLREALGEACSHSGFWLLAFGFFVCGFQVVFIGVHLPSYLVDQHLPASVGTTVLALIGLFNIFGTYTAGWLGGRMSKPRLLTGLYLLRAVVIVIFLWAPVTQTSAYLFGMAMGFLWLSTVPLTNGTVATLFGVRNLSMLGGIVFLFHQLGSFLGGWLGGVVYDRTGSYDLIWQVAIVLSLVAAALNWPVRERPVARLQAQMGVA is encoded by the coding sequence ATGTGGCGCACCAGCGGCTGGATTCTTGTGGGGAGTGCGCTGATCCTCGCGTTGTCCCTCGGCGTGCGACATGGCTTCGGCCTGTTCCTGGCGCCCATGAGTGCCGAATTCGGCTGGGGCCGTGAAACCTTTGCCTTTGCCATCGCCCTGCAAAACCTGATCTGGGGCCTGGCACAGCCATTTACCGGCGCCCTGGCCGACCGCTTCGGTGCGGCCAAGGTGGTGATGATCGGTGGCGTGCTCTACGCGCTGGGCCTGGTGTTCATGGGCCTTTCGGATTCAGCGTGGTCGCTGTCCCTGAGTGCCGGGTTGCTGATCGGCATTGGCCTGTCGGGTACTTCGTTCTCGGTGATCCTCGGGGTGGTGGGGCGTGCCGTGGCGCCGGAAAAACGCAGCATGGCCATGGGTATCGCCAGCGCCGCCGGCTCGTTCGGCCAGTTCGCCATGTTGCCGGGCACCCTCGGTTTGATCGGCTGGCTTGGCTGGTCCGCCGCGTTGCTGGTGCTGGGCCTGATGGTGGCGCTGATCGTGCCGTTGGTGACCATGCTCAAGGACCGACCGTTGCCTGCGGTGGCTGGCCAGCAGACCTTGCGCGAAGCCTTGGGTGAGGCCTGCTCCCATTCAGGGTTCTGGCTGCTGGCGTTCGGCTTTTTTGTCTGCGGTTTCCAGGTGGTGTTTATCGGCGTGCACTTGCCATCGTACCTGGTGGACCAGCACTTGCCGGCCTCGGTGGGGACGACCGTGCTGGCATTGATCGGCCTGTTTAATATCTTTGGCACCTATACCGCCGGATGGCTCGGCGGGCGCATGTCCAAACCCCGTTTGTTGACCGGTTTGTACTTGCTGCGGGCGGTGGTGATCGTGATCTTCCTGTGGGCGCCGGTGACGCAGACCAGCGCCTACCTGTTCGGCATGGCGATGGGCTTCTTGTGGCTGTCCACGGTGCCACTGACCAACGGCACGGTCGCGACCTTGTTTGGTGTCAGAAACCTTTCCATGCTCGGTGGGATAGTGTTCCTGTTCCATCAACTGGGCTCGTTCCTCGGCGGCTGGTTGGGCGGGGTGGTTTATGATCGAACCGGCAGCTACGATTTGATCTGGCAGGTGGCAATCGTCCTGAGCCTGGTGGCAGCGGCGCTGAACTGGCCGGTGCGCGAGCGCCCGGTGGCACGTTTGCAGGCGCAAATGGGGGTGGCATGA
- a CDS encoding MarR family winged helix-turn-helix transcriptional regulator produces the protein MLASQCLCTNLRRAARGVSRHYDGALDGFGINVAQYSLLCNLQRLDQPSISSLADAMGLDRSTLGRNLRVLEGEGLVQLVEGDDLRNRLVLLTEAGIERLAAALPAWEAAQQKLIDKLGAEKRETLLALLDELA, from the coding sequence ATGCTTGCCTCCCAATGTTTATGCACAAACCTGCGTCGCGCCGCTCGTGGCGTCAGCAGGCATTACGACGGCGCTCTCGACGGCTTCGGGATCAACGTTGCCCAGTATTCTTTGCTGTGTAATCTGCAGCGCCTCGATCAACCGAGCATTTCCAGCCTGGCCGACGCCATGGGCCTGGATCGCAGCACACTGGGGCGCAACCTGCGGGTGCTGGAAGGCGAGGGCCTGGTGCAGTTGGTGGAGGGCGATGACTTGCGCAACCGCCTGGTCTTGCTGACCGAGGCGGGTATCGAACGGCTCGCCGCCGCATTGCCGGCCTGGGAAGCGGCGCAGCAGAAATTGATTGATAAGTTGGGCGCCGAAAAGCGCGAAACCCTGTTGGCCTTGCTGGATGAACTCGCTTGA
- a CDS encoding glutathione peroxidase yields MQMRWFAVPALMVAFGGVAMAADCPPLLEGQLPKLRAKESIDLCQRFAGKPLLIVNTASFCGFAPQFKGLEALYQRYKGQGLEVIGVPSDDFKQEAKTGEETAKVCYVNYGVTFTMTEPQKVKGPDAVHLFKILAQQSSAPKWNFYKYVVDRQGKVIANFSSLTKPDSPDLVKAVEEALASKP; encoded by the coding sequence ATGCAGATGCGCTGGTTCGCAGTACCCGCTCTGATGGTGGCTTTTGGCGGTGTCGCCATGGCTGCCGATTGCCCGCCGTTGCTTGAAGGCCAGTTGCCCAAGCTGCGCGCCAAGGAATCCATCGACCTGTGCCAGCGCTTTGCCGGCAAGCCGCTGCTGATCGTCAACACCGCCAGCTTCTGCGGGTTTGCGCCGCAGTTCAAAGGGCTTGAAGCGTTGTACCAGCGCTACAAGGGCCAGGGGCTGGAAGTGATTGGCGTGCCGTCCGATGACTTCAAGCAGGAAGCCAAGACCGGGGAGGAAACTGCCAAGGTTTGTTACGTTAATTACGGCGTGACCTTCACCATGACCGAACCACAGAAGGTCAAGGGCCCGGACGCGGTGCATCTGTTCAAGATCCTGGCGCAGCAGAGCAGTGCGCCGAAGTGGAATTTCTACAAGTACGTGGTGGACCGCCAGGGCAAGGTGATCGCCAACTTCTCCAGCCTGACCAAGCCGGATAGCCCGGACCTGGTCAAGGCAGTGGAAGAGGCGCTGGCTTCGAAACCCTGA
- the cobC gene encoding alpha-ribazole phosphatase family protein — MTLRLDLLRHGETELGGGLRGSLDDALTAKGWEQMREAVVAQGPWERLVSSPLQRCARFAEELGTRLNLPVTLEKDLQELHFGAWEGQSAAALMETDADALGLFWADPYSFTPPQGEPVSQFSARVLGAVGRLYQAYAGQRVLLISHGGVMRLLLAQARGLPREQLLNVEVGHGGLFSLQVEADGVLREGR; from the coding sequence ATGACTTTGCGCCTGGACCTGCTGCGCCACGGCGAAACCGAACTGGGCGGCGGCTTGCGCGGCAGCCTGGACGATGCGCTCACGGCCAAGGGCTGGGAGCAGATGCGTGAGGCGGTGGTGGCGCAGGGCCCTTGGGAGCGTCTGGTCAGTTCGCCGCTGCAACGTTGTGCGCGGTTTGCCGAGGAGTTGGGCACGCGCCTGAACCTGCCGGTCACCCTCGAAAAGGATCTGCAGGAACTGCACTTCGGCGCCTGGGAAGGGCAGAGCGCTGCAGCCTTGATGGAAACCGACGCCGACGCGCTGGGCCTGTTCTGGGCTGATCCCTACAGTTTCACGCCGCCGCAGGGCGAGCCGGTTTCACAGTTTTCCGCGCGTGTTTTGGGGGCTGTCGGCCGCTTGTATCAAGCTTATGCCGGCCAGCGAGTGCTGCTGATCAGCCATGGTGGAGTCATGCGTTTGCTGCTGGCCCAGGCGCGAGGCCTGCCGCGTGAGCAACTGTTGAATGTCGAAGTCGGCCATGGTGGCCTGTTCAGCCTGCAGGTCGAGGCGGATGGCGTATTAAGGGAAGGACGCTGA
- the cobT gene encoding nicotinate-nucleotide--dimethylbenzimidazole phosphoribosyltransferase, which yields MTDTWWLNPCKAIDPQAHEQALARQQQLTKPAGSLGQLEAVAVQLAGLQGQVKPSVDHLWIAIFAGDHGVVAEGVSAFPQEVTGQMLHNFVTGGAAISVLARQLDAKLEVVDLGTITPTLNLPGVRHLNIGLGTANFVNGPAMTEAQGQLALQAGRDSVHRAITSGAQLFIGGEMGIGNTTAASALACALLDCQVSDLTGPGTGLNAQGVSHKVAVIERALALHASDRDDALKTLFNLGGFEIAALVGAYLACAQEGVVVLVDGFICTVAALVATRLNPGCREWLLFGHRGAEPGHRHVLQSLNAEPLLELGLRLGEGSGAALAVPLLRLACALHGQMATFAEAAVADRPA from the coding sequence ATGACCGACACCTGGTGGCTCAACCCCTGCAAGGCGATCGACCCCCAAGCCCACGAACAAGCCCTGGCCCGTCAGCAGCAACTGACCAAACCCGCCGGCTCCCTCGGCCAGCTGGAAGCCGTGGCCGTCCAACTGGCCGGCCTCCAGGGCCAGGTCAAACCCAGCGTCGACCACCTGTGGATCGCGATCTTCGCCGGCGACCACGGCGTCGTCGCCGAAGGTGTCTCCGCCTTCCCCCAGGAAGTCACCGGCCAGATGCTTCACAACTTCGTCACCGGTGGCGCCGCCATCAGCGTGCTTGCGCGCCAACTCGACGCCAAGCTGGAAGTGGTCGATCTCGGCACCATCACCCCGACGTTGAACCTACCGGGCGTCCGCCACCTGAATATCGGTCTCGGCACCGCCAACTTCGTCAACGGCCCGGCAATGACCGAAGCCCAGGGCCAACTGGCCCTGCAAGCCGGCCGCGACAGCGTGCACCGCGCTATCACCAGCGGTGCGCAACTGTTTATCGGCGGCGAAATGGGCATTGGCAACACCACCGCCGCCAGTGCCCTGGCCTGCGCGCTGCTGGATTGCCAGGTCAGTGACTTGACCGGCCCCGGCACCGGCCTGAACGCCCAGGGTGTCAGCCATAAGGTCGCCGTCATCGAGCGCGCCCTTGCGCTGCACGCCAGCGACCGCGACGACGCACTGAAAACCCTGTTCAACCTCGGCGGCTTTGAGATTGCCGCACTGGTCGGTGCCTATCTGGCCTGTGCCCAAGAAGGTGTCGTGGTGCTGGTGGACGGTTTTATATGCACCGTCGCCGCCTTGGTCGCGACGCGCCTGAACCCCGGCTGTCGTGAATGGCTGCTGTTCGGCCACCGCGGTGCCGAGCCCGGCCATCGTCACGTGCTGCAAAGCCTCAACGCCGAGCCTTTGCTGGAACTCGGGCTGCGCCTGGGTGAAGGCAGTGGCGCCGCGCTCGCTGTGCCGTTGCTGCGCCTGGCCTGCGCGCTGCACGGGCAGATGGCGACCTTCGCCGAAGCAGCCGTAGCGGATCGCCCGGCATGA